CGGCGCGTCGGCGCTGCCGCTGGGCGGCGAGAATGTCCTAACCACGCCGGGGCGCAGCTCCCTGGCCCCAAAGTAGTAGGGCAGCAGGCCGTCAGAGGTCGTATCGGCCAGCAGAACCTTCTCTCCCAGCGAAGACAGCGTGCGGCCCAGAGAGGCGACCAGGCTGGTCTTGCCCACGCCTCCGGACAAAGAGAAGACGGCCAGAACCGGGGTTCTCGCCTCGCGCTGGCGCAGGTGCGCCCCCTCGCCATGCTCCTGACCGGACAGACCAGGCTGATAGAGCCCCGTCTGATCGTGCCCGGCCTGATCGAAGATCCCACGTAGCGCAAACCAGCGCGACGCCACCCGCTCCCGCGAGTGTTGCAGCGTATCGGCGACCGAAGAGGCCGGAGCCTGCGCCGCACGCACCGGCTGCTGCGCGTAGAGCCACGCCGGACCGGCCAGGTCGCCACTCCGCGCACCCTCGGGGGCCGCGTGCAGATCGTAGCTGTTGGCCATCGCGGGCGATGTCGGGTCCCAGGGCGAGATCCCCGGAGCCTCGTCCGGACGATACCCCTGCGGTCTCCTGCGGCCCTCGGGCAAAAACGCCAGCCTCGCCACGCGGCTGCGATCGCTCCCCGGCTCGATCGGCGCGGGAGGCATGGAGACGGGCTGCGGTCCGGCTAGAACACCCGGCCACGCGCGGACGCGCAGATCCTCCGCGTCGGTCGTATCCTCCACGTTCCACGCCGCCTGACGCTGCGCCACGGCCATCTCGCCCGCGTCCCGGCTCTCAGGAGCCGACTGCGCCGTATTGGCAGCCCCGGTCGCAGCCCTGGCCTTCAGTTCCACCTCGAGCTGCTGCTCCACAGCCCGCTGCCGCACCGTGGCGCGGTACTCCCGGCGCGAGGCGGAGAAGTCCCGGTACTTCGCGCCGTGCATCTCGGCCGAGGAGTACAGAAGGGCTACGTCTTCGGGGGTCCCGGAGGCTTCGAGAGCCCCAGCTACCGGCTGTTCCTGAAGATTCTGAAGATCTGAAGTCTCGCCTTCAAGCTCAGGCACTCCAGAGAGTTCACGTGTCTGTTCCGTTTGCATATCAATTTACCCAAGGGTGAGACTCTTTGCCGCTCCGCCCGGATCCGTTCAGCCATAACTGCGGCGCGACGCTAGTTCTGCAGCTCAAAGATCGACTCAGAAGCTCAAAGATGCACTCACTCACAGTGCGGCCTATAGTCAACCTGAGGCCATGTCGCCCATTGGCGGAGCATGTCCAACCAGCCCATAGCCTGCCCTACACAGTCAAACTGAGGCTACGTCTCCCCAAGGGGCAAGTCAATGAAGCGACAGTAACACTTTCGTTGCAAGAATGAACAAAAAGAAGCACAGTCGCCGCCTTTGCCTGGCGATCTCCGCGAACCTCATCTTAGGCACCCTGCCCCTCCCTTCGAGCATCCATTCTTACCAGTGATTCCAACCACCACGCCGGCACAACCCAGGCTTCGAAGTTCAGGCCCGCAGTCAGTAAATCGACCGCCAAAGAGAGATCCGCACCCCTATGACTTCTGCCCAGAACGAGATTCAGAACGAACCCCAGTTTGAGTGCCAACCCCAAGCCTCCACCACCACCCCTCTCCTGCTTCCCGGCCGCCCTTACCCCCTCGGCGCCAAGGCCAATGCCAAGGGCACCAACTTCGCCCTCTACTCCGAGTTCGCCACCGGCGTCGAGCTCTGCCTCTTCGATGAAAATAATGTCCAGACCTGCTCGATCCCCCTGAGTGAGCGCACCGCCTTCGTCTGGCACGGCTTCCTGCCCGGCATCCGGCCCGGACAGCGTTACGGCTTCCGCGTCGACGGTCCCTGGGAGCCGGAGAAGGGTCTGCGCTTTAACAAGGCCAAGCTGCTCGTCGATCCCTACGCCGAGGCCATCTGCGGCCAGGTGGACTGGAAGCAGCCCATCTTTCCCTACGATGTAGCCTCGGGCGACGACACCAAACGCGATGACCAGGACTCCGCCGCCGGAGTACCCAAGGGCATCGTCATCGACCACAGCTTCGACTGGGGCTGCGACTGTCCGCCCGAGACCCCGCACTCCGAGTCCGTCATCTACGAGGTTCACGTCAAGGGCTACTCCATGCGCAACCCCATGGTGCCCGAGCACCTGCGTGGCACCTACGCCGGACTCTCCAGCGAGCCCAGCATCCACTACCTGAAGAAGCTGGGCGTCACGGCGGTCGAGCTACTCCCCGTCCACCACTTCATCGACGAAGGCCACCTCCTCGACCAGGGCCTCAGCAACTACTGGGGCTACAACACCCTCGGCTACTTCGCCCCCATGTCGCGCTACAGCTCCTGCGGCGACACCGGCGGTCAGGTCAACGAGTTCAAGCAGATGGTCAAGGACCTGCACGCCGCCGGGCTCGAGGTCATCCTCGACGTCGTCTATAACCACACCTGCGAGGGCAACGAAAAAGGCCCCATGCTCTCGCTGAAGGGCGTCTGCAACACCACGTACTACCGCACCATGGCCGACAAGCCCCGCTTCTACATGGACTACACCGGCACCGGCAACACCCTCAACGTCTACAACCCGCAGGTGCTCAAGCTCCTGATGGATTCGCTTCGCTACTGGGTCACCGAGATGCACGTGGACGGCTTCCGCTTCGATCTCGCCGCCACGCTCGCCCGTGAGCTGCACGACGTCTCCAAGCTCTCCAGCTTCTTCGACACCATCCACCAGGACCCCACGCTGGCCGACGTCAAGCTCATCGCCGAGCCGTGGGACGTAGGCGACGGCGGCTATCAGGTCGGCCAGTTCCCTGTCTTGTGGGCCGAGTGGAACGGCAAGTACCGCGACACCGTGCGCAAGTTCTGGAAGGGCAACGACGGCCAGCTCTCCGACTTCGCCTACCGCCTCACCGGCTCGTCGGACCTCTACCAGTACGACGGCCGCAAGCCCTACGCCAGCATCAACTTCATCACCGCCCACGACGGCTTCACCCTCTGGGACCTCGTCAGCTACAACGACAAGCACAACGAGGCCAACGGCGAGAACAACAAGGACGGCACCAGCGATAACGAGAGCTGGAACATGGGCGTCGAAGGCCCTACCGACGACAAGGCCATCCTCGAGATGCGCGAGCGCCAGGTGCTCAACTTCCTGTCCACGCTGCTGCTCTCTCAGGGCGTGCCCATGCTCTGCGGCGGAGACGAGGTGGCCCGCTCGCAGCGCGGCAACAACAACGCCTTCTGCCAGGACAACGAGCTGACCTGGTACGACTGGAACCTTGACGCGCCGCGACGACGGCTGATGGACTTCACCGGCAAGCTCATCCAACTGCGCCGCGCCCACCCCAACCTGCACCGCCGCAAGTTCTTCCAGGACCGCACCATCCGCGGCTCGGTCGTGCGCGACATCGCCTGGTGCAACACCGACGGCGAGGAGTTCAACGACAAGAACTGGAACGCGCAGTGGGCGCGCTCGCTGGCTCTGCTGCTCAACGGCAAGACGCTCGGGGTAACCGATGAGGACGGCACGCCACTCTGCGACGACTCCTTTCTGATCCTCATCAACGCCTTCCACGAGGGTGTCGAGTTCAAGCTGCCGCCGCCACCCGACGGCACGCCGTGGAAGCAGATTCTCAATACCGAGAACCTCGAAGATCCTTTCGCGCAACCGCCACTCGGCCCCAGCATTATCGTCGGAGGCCGTTCCCTGATCCTGCTCAGTGACGGAGCCTAACCTTCGGGAACCCATATCTCGACTCTGAGACATGGGTTTCACCTAAGGCCGGGTGCCACTCCTCACGCCTGATAACATCACCGGCATGTCCCTCAAACGAGTCCTTGCCCTGACGCTTCTCAGCGCAACTGCCCTCGCGCAGTCTCAGCACCCGCGCGACCACGAGATTCCCGACGCCGACACCCGCGCCTGGTGGCACACCACCGAAGACCTCTCCTCCGACGCCATGCAGGGCCGCGACACCGGCTCCGCCGCCTACGAGCGCGCCGCCCAGTACGTCGCCGACCGCTTCGCCCAGCTCCACCTGACC
This is a stretch of genomic DNA from Granulicella sp. WH15. It encodes these proteins:
- a CDS encoding cellulose synthase operon protein YhjQ/BcsQ; the protein is MPELEGETSDLQNLQEQPVAGALEASGTPEDVALLYSSAEMHGAKYRDFSASRREYRATVRQRAVEQQLEVELKARAATGAANTAQSAPESRDAGEMAVAQRQAAWNVEDTTDAEDLRVRAWPGVLAGPQPVSMPPAPIEPGSDRSRVARLAFLPEGRRRPQGYRPDEAPGISPWDPTSPAMANSYDLHAAPEGARSGDLAGPAWLYAQQPVRAAQAPASSVADTLQHSRERVASRWFALRGIFDQAGHDQTGLYQPGLSGQEHGEGAHLRQREARTPVLAVFSLSGGVGKTSLVASLGRTLSSLGEKVLLADTTSDGLLPYYFGARELRPGVVRTFSPPSGSADAPISLVSYDVEHKGGDRRAQDLLAEAVATHGRGAGRLLFDINAQNGWIIRRLAAMNLTVLVPLGPDMNSVISLQAVERFFQGVTDHEGRALEPYYLLNQFDSSLPLHLDVREVLRRQLGDRLLPSVIRRAPAVSEALAEGMTVVDYAPEAQVSEDYMGIATWLRGVAPLASSGLRTARWSES
- the glgX gene encoding glycogen debranching protein GlgX; this encodes MTSAQNEIQNEPQFECQPQASTTTPLLLPGRPYPLGAKANAKGTNFALYSEFATGVELCLFDENNVQTCSIPLSERTAFVWHGFLPGIRPGQRYGFRVDGPWEPEKGLRFNKAKLLVDPYAEAICGQVDWKQPIFPYDVASGDDTKRDDQDSAAGVPKGIVIDHSFDWGCDCPPETPHSESVIYEVHVKGYSMRNPMVPEHLRGTYAGLSSEPSIHYLKKLGVTAVELLPVHHFIDEGHLLDQGLSNYWGYNTLGYFAPMSRYSSCGDTGGQVNEFKQMVKDLHAAGLEVILDVVYNHTCEGNEKGPMLSLKGVCNTTYYRTMADKPRFYMDYTGTGNTLNVYNPQVLKLLMDSLRYWVTEMHVDGFRFDLAATLARELHDVSKLSSFFDTIHQDPTLADVKLIAEPWDVGDGGYQVGQFPVLWAEWNGKYRDTVRKFWKGNDGQLSDFAYRLTGSSDLYQYDGRKPYASINFITAHDGFTLWDLVSYNDKHNEANGENNKDGTSDNESWNMGVEGPTDDKAILEMRERQVLNFLSTLLLSQGVPMLCGGDEVARSQRGNNNAFCQDNELTWYDWNLDAPRRRLMDFTGKLIQLRRAHPNLHRRKFFQDRTIRGSVVRDIAWCNTDGEEFNDKNWNAQWARSLALLLNGKTLGVTDEDGTPLCDDSFLILINAFHEGVEFKLPPPPDGTPWKQILNTENLEDPFAQPPLGPSIIVGGRSLILLSDGA